In Halarcobacter bivalviorum, a genomic segment contains:
- a CDS encoding AAA family ATPase: MLIGHRKNYEVPFFPGVNIIYGEEDCGKSSILELINYLLGASSLDKYDELEQSVKYAILELNLNNEIYCIKRDIFDAKKDIEVYMSSYENIDLVFPSKYKPKLDNTIDGKFFSDFLLDTLNYPKIKIKNAPTQDNSTLSRLSFRDLFKFCYINQDDVGSKNFLSNQYHPLYHKVKEVFKYIFNLSDEEISEINQLISEKSNLKNKLSTKISNIQEFLETIEIETLDFISTFLEDIKTNLKQIEEELQNINVSITSSSKEYAPLKEHIVTLNYQIKDKEKEKAKTRDNIKRYEKLINDYYDDRLKIEGVLSAKQLIGKISPDIAICPLCKHDVEHIKLKEEYSIHNEEKLGSEVKILNKRIKDLTGLIEKEKESFRNSEIELSKLIEEREQFKKSVDEELKEHISPYLTKRDELIKQQSTLIEKEQQITKALKIRNEENNLNKEVVKLDEDLKDLKEKLDELTSSQVQIDNVLNDLKLILETYLKSIDVKNRTGIGISEKTFLPILRNKQYNEITSGGVRTVLSMGFLLNILEYSLNNDINHPRLLMIDTVGKYLQKTKKEYLSDTDEKEDIKEEIRSAGKYKALYEYIINLSIKMEEANKSCQIILVDNDVPPFIEEEYKGFIIRRFSKDENDDLPIGLIDDYSEDMY, from the coding sequence ATGTTAATTGGTCATAGAAAGAATTATGAAGTTCCCTTCTTCCCAGGTGTTAATATAATTTATGGTGAAGAAGATTGTGGAAAGTCGAGTATATTAGAGTTGATTAATTACTTATTAGGTGCAAGTAGTTTAGATAAGTATGATGAATTAGAACAATCAGTAAAATATGCAATTTTAGAATTGAATTTGAATAATGAAATTTATTGTATAAAAAGAGATATTTTTGATGCAAAAAAAGATATTGAGGTTTATATGTCAAGTTATGAGAATATTGACCTTGTATTTCCTTCAAAATACAAACCTAAACTTGATAATACAATAGATGGAAAGTTTTTTTCAGACTTTTTATTAGATACACTTAATTATCCAAAAATAAAAATTAAAAATGCTCCAACACAAGATAATTCAACTTTATCAAGATTGAGTTTTAGAGATTTATTTAAGTTTTGTTATATAAATCAAGATGATGTTGGAAGTAAAAACTTTCTAAGTAATCAATATCATCCTCTATATCATAAAGTTAAAGAAGTTTTTAAATACATTTTTAATCTAAGTGATGAAGAGATATCTGAAATAAACCAATTAATTTCTGAAAAGTCAAATTTAAAAAATAAGTTATCTACTAAGATTTCTAACATACAAGAGTTTTTAGAAACTATTGAAATAGAAACGTTAGATTTTATTAGTACATTTCTAGAAGATATCAAAACTAATTTAAAACAAATAGAAGAAGAACTTCAAAATATAAATGTTTCAATAACTAGTAGTTCTAAAGAATATGCACCTCTTAAAGAACATATTGTAACTCTTAATTATCAAATTAAGGATAAAGAAAAAGAAAAGGCTAAAACTAGAGATAACATAAAGAGATATGAGAAGCTAATTAATGATTATTATGATGATAGATTAAAAATTGAAGGAGTATTATCTGCAAAACAATTAATAGGAAAAATTTCTCCAGATATTGCAATATGCCCATTATGTAAACATGATGTGGAACATATTAAATTAAAAGAAGAATATTCTATTCATAATGAAGAAAAGTTAGGCTCAGAAGTCAAAATATTAAATAAAAGAATTAAAGACTTAACAGGACTAATTGAAAAAGAAAAAGAATCTTTTAGAAACAGTGAAATAGAATTATCTAAACTTATAGAAGAAAGAGAACAATTTAAAAAAAGTGTTGATGAAGAATTAAAAGAACATATCTCTCCTTATTTGACAAAAAGAGATGAACTTATTAAACAACAATCTACTTTAATAGAAAAAGAACAACAAATAACAAAAGCTTTAAAAATTAGGAACGAAGAAAATAATTTGAATAAAGAAGTTGTTAAGTTAGATGAAGATTTGAAAGACCTAAAAGAAAAATTAGATGAATTAACTTCTTCCCAAGTTCAGATTGATAATGTTTTAAATGACTTAAAATTAATTTTAGAAACATACTTAAAATCTATTGATGTTAAAAATAGGACAGGAATTGGTATTAGTGAAAAAACATTTTTACCTATATTAAGAAATAAACAATACAATGAAATTACTTCTGGTGGTGTTAGAACTGTTTTATCTATGGGATTTTTATTGAATATTCTTGAATATAGTTTAAATAATGATATAAACCATCCTAGGCTATTAATGATAGATACAGTTGGAAAATATCTACAAAAAACTAAAAAAGAGTATTTATCAGATACTGATGAAAAAGAAGATATTAAAGAAGAAATAAGAAGTGCTGGTAAATATAAAGCTTTATACGAGTATATAATTAATTTATCAATAAAAATGGAAGAAGCTAATAAAAGTTGTCAAATTATTTTGGTTGATAATGATGTTCCTCCTTTTATAGAAGAAGAGTATAAAGGTTTTATTATTAGACGATTTAGTAAAGATGAAAATGATGATTTACCAATTGGTTTAATTGATGATTATAGTGAAGATATGTATTAA
- a CDS encoding TerB family tellurite resistance protein produces the protein MFLNKLDNDSKEIFLYLAHHMARCDKSFSDMQKNLIGGYLKEMNIQDVDFKEDEFSLIDCLKKVTNKEYQKVILIELLAIVYSDNIMHESEKEIIDTMVDTWGINSSLVVVYGEWSRSLLSLYIQGEALLELN, from the coding sequence ATGTTTTTAAATAAACTAGATAATGATTCAAAAGAGATATTTTTATATTTAGCTCATCATATGGCAAGATGTGACAAATCTTTTTCTGATATGCAGAAGAACTTGATAGGTGGATATTTAAAAGAGATGAATATTCAAGATGTAGATTTCAAAGAAGATGAATTTTCACTAATTGATTGTTTAAAAAAGGTTACAAATAAAGAGTATCAAAAAGTTATCCTAATAGAACTACTAGCTATTGTTTATTCTGACAATATTATGCATGAATCAGAAAAAGAGATTATTGATACTATGGTTGATACATGGGGAATAAACTCAAGTTTAGTTGTAGTGTATGGGGAATGGTCTAGAAGTTTACTTTCTCTTTACATACAAGGTGAAGCACTGTTAGAATTAAACTAA
- a CDS encoding ABC-three component system middle component 4, with translation MLKNLPFITPEDDFELNLLLTFQIVYFLNSTARGLNILDIERLSIYVYLLKNPHILHRVLIKLGKKRFTLKSYETSSYKSERNDTETFYDNKIVRYYTQLLASNNLISITYNEKIGFVFTPNKDTEKYINADSEYFKRNITLIEKIKQISSTSVSKINTAIKSILEER, from the coding sequence ATGCTTAAAAATCTACCTTTTATAACTCCAGAAGATGATTTTGAATTAAATTTATTACTGACATTTCAAATTGTTTATTTTTTAAATTCTACAGCTAGGGGCTTAAATATATTAGATATTGAAAGATTAAGTATCTATGTTTATTTGTTAAAAAATCCACATATTTTACATAGAGTATTAATTAAATTAGGCAAAAAAAGATTTACTTTAAAAAGTTATGAAACTTCATCTTATAAAAGTGAGAGAAATGATACTGAAACTTTTTATGATAATAAAATAGTGAGGTATTATACTCAATTACTTGCTAGTAATAATCTAATTAGTATAACATATAACGAAAAGATAGGTTTTGTATTTACTCCTAATAAAGATACGGAAAAATATATAAATGCAGATAGTGAATATTTTAAGCGAAATATAACACTAATTGAAAAAATAAAACAAATAAGTTCTACATCTGTATCAAAAATCAATACAGCAATAAAAAGCATTTTAGAAGAGAGGTAA
- a CDS encoding HNH endonuclease, with protein sequence MLKVRYSPDIEEKYFDVIADSKADKFNGLTFKEYYNKNYKKILQFDLKEILCGDFEKLLSIKNKIGKKNNNSVKSFFNYDKSKINKQNPLISKLQPKISKFFEQNVEVHTCYYCNIDFINIFKKQNELKNGFTLDHVLEKAEYPYFALSLYNLVPSCYVCNSKVKDSKIPFDNFSPTNKNFDFNEKVKFKSFITNYNLQIKKEDDFNIRLIENFSNVYDKYIESLNLDNRYNYHKYKVLEMIEKRRKYPDSRIEELANLTNQSVEDIKQDLFSIYIKKELHIRPLSKLLKDISKELGLI encoded by the coding sequence ATGCTTAAAGTTAGGTATTCTCCTGATATAGAAGAAAAATACTTCGATGTAATTGCAGATAGTAAAGCAGATAAATTTAATGGACTAACTTTTAAAGAATATTATAATAAAAATTATAAAAAAATATTACAATTTGATTTAAAAGAAATACTTTGTGGAGATTTTGAAAAATTACTTAGTATAAAAAATAAAATAGGAAAAAAGAATAATAATAGTGTAAAAAGTTTTTTTAATTATGACAAATCTAAAATTAATAAACAAAACCCTTTAATTTCAAAATTACAACCAAAAATATCTAAGTTTTTTGAACAAAATGTAGAGGTACATACTTGCTATTACTGTAATATTGATTTTATTAATATTTTTAAAAAACAAAATGAATTAAAAAATGGGTTTACTTTAGACCATGTTTTAGAGAAAGCAGAATATCCATACTTTGCACTTAGTCTTTATAATTTAGTTCCATCATGTTATGTATGTAATAGTAAGGTTAAAGATTCTAAAATTCCTTTTGATAATTTTTCTCCCACAAACAAGAATTTTGATTTTAATGAAAAAGTAAAGTTTAAGTCTTTTATTACAAATTATAATCTGCAAATAAAAAAAGAAGATGATTTTAATATCAGACTTATTGAAAATTTTTCAAATGTATATGACAAATATATTGAAAGTTTAAATTTAGATAATAGGTATAATTATCATAAATATAAAGTTTTAGAAATGATTGAAAAAAGAAGAAAATATCCAGATAGTAGAATAGAAGAATTAGCAAATCTAACAAATCAAAGTGTAGAAGATATTAAACAAGATTTATTTAGCATTTATATAAAAAAAGAACTTCATATCAGACCATTGAGTAAATTATTAAAAGATATAAGTAAAGAATTAGGATTGATTTAG
- a CDS encoding ABC-three component system protein: protein MIDFVQKNSNDNLILFIHGLSGSNETWKNEVTQNTFPELLLKDSEIKNNFDIAYFEYYTSLVNAKEKLAILKTLFSKDKSAPKNISVSEIADVLKTRINHQLDEYSSIVIIAHSMGGIIAKSVILDYAEEGNSRIKLFFSLAVPHLGSNLADYGRFISSNIQIKHLAPFQNESMLLVNKWLKSSILPTTKYFAGVYEGTVHINSAIPPNTNKHDIVKVDENHRTIAKPKDENDIVVISILKYLKEFLKNSKVDDIDYEKIMSEEYNDEYFVVKLLIADVHNSLVDDSKKHFYYSEEIRKIFTSSSDRKILQELYAKIESLYKNFYGDLITKKITSSNELVNEIHKKIIEDDRDFLNTTLSKINGLHKKGMIHLLANDLKRDIFWDENKYSQNELDTKKGKGYA from the coding sequence ATGATTGATTTTGTACAAAAAAATAGTAATGATAATTTAATATTATTTATACATGGATTGAGTGGTAGTAATGAAACATGGAAAAATGAAGTTACCCAAAATACATTTCCAGAATTGTTACTTAAAGATTCTGAAATTAAAAATAATTTTGATATAGCATATTTTGAATATTATACTAGTTTAGTTAATGCTAAAGAAAAACTTGCAATTTTAAAAACATTATTTTCTAAAGATAAATCTGCACCTAAAAATATATCTGTTAGTGAAATTGCAGATGTATTAAAAACAAGAATTAATCATCAGTTAGATGAATATAGTAGTATTGTTATTATTGCTCATAGTATGGGTGGAATCATAGCTAAAAGTGTAATATTAGATTATGCAGAAGAAGGTAATTCAAGAATTAAATTATTTTTTTCTCTAGCAGTTCCTCATCTAGGTTCTAACTTAGCAGACTATGGAAGGTTTATAAGTTCTAATATTCAAATTAAGCACTTGGCACCTTTTCAAAATGAAAGTATGTTATTAGTAAATAAATGGCTTAAATCTTCAATTCTTCCAACAACTAAGTATTTTGCTGGTGTATATGAGGGAACAGTTCATATTAATAGTGCAATCCCTCCAAATACAAATAAACATGATATTGTTAAAGTAGATGAAAATCATAGAACAATTGCTAAACCAAAAGACGAGAATGATATTGTAGTAATAAGTATATTAAAGTATTTAAAAGAGTTTTTAAAAAACAGTAAAGTTGATGATATTGATTATGAAAAAATTATGTCAGAGGAATATAATGATGAGTATTTTGTTGTAAAGCTTTTAATTGCAGATGTTCATAATAGTCTAGTAGATGATTCAAAAAAACATTTTTATTATTCTGAAGAAATAAGAAAAATATTTACATCTAGTAGTGATAGAAAAATACTGCAAGAATTATATGCAAAGATTGAAAGTTTATACAAAAACTTCTATGGGGATTTAATTACTAAAAAAATAACATCATCAAATGAACTTGTAAATGAAATACATAAAAAAATCATAGAAGATGATAGAGATTTTTTAAATACAACCCTATCTAAAATAAATGGATTACATAAAAAAGGTATGATTCATTTATTAGCAAATGATTTAAAAAGAGATATATTTTGGGATGAGAATAAATATTCACAAAATGAATTAGACACCAAAAAAGGTAAGGGTTATGCTTAA
- a CDS encoding DUF932 domain-containing protein, with product MSKPIKPLTNEELKSKAPSLFQEQPYHEVSEKYHFIPTIENLREQSWFPVSVSEAGVRDIAKDGFQQHYVRFQNFADLINPSGNVVELLLFNSHDRSKAFTISAGIYRYICSNGLVIADSVFDSYKIKHLGDRNNDVENAVARITEVKPKLLSKIAKFESIKLNKSEKEAFMQSALPLRFENHLELDNPNDLLNPLRTEDMKDDLYTTLNVLQENLLSSKISGYNKDTGRRFTSKEITSISKDVEINKGLWDIAERIASIKDSSYAMAA from the coding sequence ATGTCAAAACCAATTAAACCATTGACTAATGAAGAGTTAAAATCAAAAGCACCAAGTCTGTTTCAAGAACAACCATACCATGAAGTAAGCGAGAAATACCACTTCATACCTACAATTGAAAATCTAAGAGAGCAAAGTTGGTTTCCTGTAAGTGTAAGTGAAGCAGGAGTTAGAGATATAGCAAAAGATGGATTCCAACAACACTATGTAAGATTTCAAAATTTTGCAGATTTGATTAATCCAAGTGGAAATGTAGTTGAACTACTTTTGTTTAATAGTCATGATAGAAGTAAAGCTTTTACAATTAGTGCAGGTATTTACAGATATATATGTTCAAATGGTCTTGTAATCGCTGATTCAGTCTTTGATAGCTATAAAATCAAACATTTAGGCGATAGAAACAATGATGTAGAAAATGCAGTTGCAAGAATAACAGAAGTAAAACCAAAACTACTTTCAAAAATTGCAAAATTTGAATCTATCAAGCTAAACAAAAGTGAAAAAGAAGCTTTTATGCAAAGTGCTTTACCATTGCGATTTGAAAACCATTTAGAACTAGATAATCCAAATGATTTATTAAACCCACTAAGAACTGAGGATATGAAAGATGATTTATATACAACACTAAATGTACTTCAAGAGAATTTATTATCCTCTAAAATTAGTGGATATAACAAAGATACAGGAAGAAGATTTACAAGTAAAGAGATTACATCTATTTCAAAAGATGTTGAGATAAATAAAGGTCTTTGGGATATAGCAGAAAGAATTGCTAGTATCAAAGACTCTTCTTATGCAATGGCTGCTTGA
- a CDS encoding NYN domain-containing protein, which yields MNDKKIAVFFDCDNINAKYIDDVFNELANIGEVIIRQAIKDWTSPHHKDWNQGLLEEHGIEPIQVFPYKAGKNTADLRIVRGVMEIMTSSVVDTIAIVSGDSDFIDLARTIKSKGFTSIGFGESITKAPIRNSYSDFFELPIKVKNKKIDTKDPISLLKDAIENQKDESGFAYASNIGSYLKRKNSSFNAKNYGASTWGDIIKKYDNYFEVSHADSKKSKMLVRIK from the coding sequence ATGAATGATAAAAAAATAGCTGTATTCTTTGACTGTGATAATATAAATGCAAAATACATAGATGATGTATTTAATGAGTTAGCTAATATTGGTGAAGTGATTATTAGACAAGCAATAAAAGATTGGACTAGCCCTCATCATAAGGACTGGAATCAAGGACTATTAGAAGAACATGGAATTGAACCTATTCAAGTATTTCCTTATAAAGCAGGAAAAAATACTGCTGACTTAAGAATTGTACGAGGAGTAATGGAGATTATGACTTCATCTGTTGTAGATACAATAGCAATCGTATCAGGTGATAGTGATTTCATAGATTTAGCACGTACAATTAAATCAAAGGGATTTACATCAATTGGCTTTGGAGAATCAATAACAAAAGCTCCTATTCGTAATAGTTATTCTGATTTTTTTGAACTTCCTATAAAAGTTAAAAATAAAAAAATTGATACTAAAGACCCAATAAGTTTATTAAAAGATGCAATAGAAAACCAAAAAGATGAAAGTGGATTTGCTTATGCTTCTAACATAGGTTCATATTTAAAACGTAAAAACTCATCTTTTAATGCAAAAAATTATGGTGCTAGCACATGGGGAGATATAATCAAAAAATATGATAATTATTTTGAAGTTTCCCATGCAGATTCAAAAAAAAGTAAAATGCTTGTTAGAATAAAATAG
- a CDS encoding DNA primase family protein has protein sequence MDNSYLNSPGYGNPEDEEFDDFDIDDLDYNPPPCNPEDEEFDESDFEINEDYEKHLEEDALLEEKSKQKQFENRRKSSNKRYQKIDNSTYHISTKRTDSIKIKDLKRLLNLYLVDVPSKDESFWEVLSEQMTSNNPLNIRTSGKKQYQIGVFKTLCDLKDDYNWEFSKDGNSIYIYNDTYWVNIEINLFKEFLKIIVMKLNVPEFLYIDSKFIDTIYKQLLQSDFFVNIEVTGITLINLKNGTLQIRSDGVKLLNFQPNHFLTYQLDFEYDKNRENHRLLEYLDYVLPNRDTQKTLQQAIGSLFIHSIKLEKVPFLYGTGGNGKSVTFEIIDGLLDPSLITHYSLETLTNQKGYERAELENKLINYCSDINMKKIDFGIFKQLASGEHIQVRPIYQQPFIMKRYAKMIFNINKIDDADIEQTVGFFRRMIFIPFEKTIPLDKQDKKLHEKILKNKAGVLNWIIEGIEEVLENEEIFISKRCQDFLDNFMQESNLTARFVREYSIKHSINETISFQNMYDRFLKFCKNEGEKSITKTIFNKEMKKLKFTSKRANSGMVWNVNFN, from the coding sequence ATGGATAATTCATATTTAAACTCACCTGGTTATGGTAATCCGGAAGATGAAGAGTTTGATGATTTCGATATTGATGATTTAGATTATAATCCTCCTCCTTGCAATCCAGAGGATGAAGAGTTTGATGAATCTGACTTTGAAATAAATGAAGACTATGAGAAGCATCTTGAAGAAGATGCTCTCTTAGAGGAAAAGAGCAAACAAAAGCAATTTGAAAATAGAAGAAAATCATCTAATAAAAGGTATCAAAAAATTGATAACTCAACCTACCATATTTCTACCAAAAGAACTGATAGCATAAAAATTAAAGACTTGAAAAGGTTATTAAACCTTTATTTAGTAGATGTTCCATCAAAAGATGAATCATTTTGGGAAGTGCTATCAGAACAAATGACAAGTAATAATCCTTTAAATATTAGAACAAGTGGAAAAAAACAGTATCAGATTGGAGTTTTTAAAACACTATGTGATTTAAAAGATGATTATAATTGGGAATTTTCAAAGGATGGGAATTCTATATATATCTATAATGACACTTATTGGGTTAATATTGAGATAAATTTATTTAAAGAATTTTTGAAGATTATAGTAATGAAATTAAATGTACCAGAATTTTTATATATTGATTCAAAGTTTATTGATACTATATATAAGCAATTATTACAATCTGATTTTTTTGTAAATATAGAAGTTACAGGTATCACACTAATCAATCTAAAAAATGGCACACTACAAATTCGTTCTGATGGTGTAAAACTTTTAAATTTTCAACCTAATCATTTTTTAACATATCAATTAGACTTTGAATATGATAAAAATAGAGAAAATCATAGGCTATTAGAGTATTTAGATTATGTTTTACCAAATAGAGATACACAAAAGACATTGCAACAAGCAATAGGGAGTCTTTTTATTCACTCTATTAAACTTGAAAAAGTTCCTTTTTTATATGGTACGGGAGGAAATGGTAAATCAGTAACTTTTGAGATAATAGATGGCTTACTTGACCCAAGTTTAATTACACATTATTCTTTAGAAACTTTAACTAATCAAAAAGGCTATGAAAGAGCAGAGTTGGAGAACAAACTTATAAATTATTGTTCAGATATAAATATGAAAAAAATTGATTTTGGAATATTTAAACAATTGGCATCAGGGGAACATATACAAGTTAGACCAATTTATCAACAACCTTTTATCATGAAAAGATATGCAAAAATGATTTTCAACATCAATAAAATTGATGATGCAGACATTGAACAAACAGTAGGTTTTTTTAGAAGGATGATTTTTATTCCATTTGAAAAAACTATACCTTTAGATAAACAAGATAAAAAGCTACATGAAAAGATTTTAAAAAATAAAGCAGGTGTTTTAAATTGGATTATTGAAGGGATTGAAGAAGTCTTGGAAAATGAGGAGATATTCATATCTAAAAGATGTCAAGATTTTTTAGATAACTTTATGCAAGAATCTAATTTAACAGCAAGATTTGTTAGAGAATATTCTATTAAACACTCTATTAATGAAACTATTAGCTTTCAAAATATGTATGATAGGTTTTTAAAGTTTTGTAAAAATGAGGGTGAGAAATCTATTACAAAGACTATTTTTAATAAAGAGATGAAAAAATTGAAGTTTACCTCTAAAAGAGCTAATAGTGGTATGGTTTGGAATGTAAATTTTAATTGA
- a CDS encoding AAA family ATPase, whose amino-acid sequence MELVYLWVEDYKNIKEQGFNFSPRCECSYDKDTEELTITEKEYINIFPDNLNVSAIVGENGSGKSSVVKLVLMLIFFKKYDATSDYNHEIAILKQELNAKALFLIINTVDGYKKICLNTDIKNDRITEIDNDDIDFYSIYFSYMLDTLQNKEDYWMWNLYHKSDNYETPILLTPNKFHKDFLQNSINLDDIEYVNINHSIKFYKKNIKTKINDFFNPNRIKLYSDNPSTVQEVEFDFFGKVAGKFLNLVNKKNVNIYYEDIDSKKTKREKTEKYYKNINKQLNIIKDLETKKQYKEINLLYIAFKILSSTKSGFQVQVYDAIDKWFDGRLYEDSFLEEGIILIEQNIEQIFINDTVKYNNEKINNCIGFYKNTSDNKEEILNKLLDREILELSAFEDISIILIPWLNLELLEYNKSFNSLSGGQKLFFTFMVNMMYEVSNLMQVEEYKTINLFLDEVESSYHPNWQKEFIKNISKALGNIDLEDKKINVFFSTHSPFILSDLPKENVIFLEKYKKDEDGNQEVGNCKVSKPNIKQTFGANIHTLLSHGFFMEKGLIGEFAKKKIQSIINYHNEIKEEKITSSIRIEYETNKQKEFWNIQSIIGDEYLQQVIKNHLTEIEKIVLGNDAAKQNEINRLQSQIDFLKGENA is encoded by the coding sequence ATGGAATTAGTATATTTATGGGTTGAAGATTATAAAAATATAAAAGAACAAGGTTTTAATTTTAGTCCTAGATGTGAATGTAGTTATGATAAAGATACAGAAGAACTAACAATAACTGAAAAAGAATATATAAATATTTTTCCTGATAATCTTAATGTTAGTGCTATTGTAGGAGAAAATGGAAGTGGGAAGAGTAGTGTTGTAAAGCTAGTTTTGATGTTAATATTTTTTAAAAAGTATGATGCTACATCTGACTATAACCATGAAATAGCCATACTAAAACAAGAATTAAATGCTAAAGCTTTATTTCTAATTATTAATACAGTAGATGGATATAAAAAGATATGTTTAAATACAGATATTAAAAATGATAGAATAACCGAAATAGATAATGATGATATTGATTTTTATTCCATTTATTTTAGTTATATGCTTGACACTTTACAAAATAAAGAAGATTACTGGATGTGGAATTTATATCATAAGTCAGATAATTATGAAACACCAATACTATTAACTCCAAATAAATTTCATAAAGATTTTTTACAAAATAGTATAAACTTGGATGATATTGAGTATGTAAATATCAATCATAGTATTAAGTTTTATAAAAAAAATATAAAAACAAAAATTAACGACTTCTTTAATCCAAATAGAATTAAGTTATATTCAGATAATCCTTCTACTGTTCAAGAAGTTGAATTTGATTTTTTTGGAAAAGTTGCTGGAAAATTCCTAAACTTAGTTAATAAAAAAAATGTAAATATATATTATGAAGACATTGACAGTAAGAAAACAAAAAGAGAAAAAACTGAAAAATATTACAAAAATATAAACAAACAATTAAATATAATTAAAGATTTAGAAACTAAAAAACAATATAAAGAAATAAATTTATTATACATAGCTTTTAAAATACTATCATCTACAAAAAGTGGTTTTCAAGTTCAAGTTTATGATGCTATTGATAAGTGGTTTGATGGAAGACTTTATGAAGATAGTTTTTTAGAAGAAGGTATTATTTTAATTGAACAAAATATAGAACAAATATTTATTAATGATACTGTTAAATATAATAATGAAAAAATTAATAATTGTATCGGGTTCTATAAAAATACTTCAGATAATAAAGAAGAAATTTTAAATAAGCTATTAGATAGAGAAATACTTGAATTATCAGCTTTTGAAGATATATCTATTATATTAATCCCTTGGTTAAATTTAGAATTGTTAGAATATAACAAAAGTTTCAATAGTTTAAGCGGCGGTCAAAAACTATTTTTTACATTTATGGTAAATATGATGTATGAGGTATCAAATTTGATGCAAGTAGAGGAATATAAAACGATAAACTTATTTTTAGATGAAGTTGAATCAAGTTATCATCCAAACTGGCAAAAAGAGTTTATTAAAAATATATCAAAGGCTTTAGGAAATATTGATTTAGAAGATAAGAAAATTAATGTATTTTTTTCTACACACTCTCCATTTATTCTCTCAGATTTACCAAAAGAAAATGTGATTTTTTTAGAAAAGTACAAAAAAGATGAAGATGGAAATCAAGAAGTTGGCAATTGTAAAGTATCAAAACCAAATATAAAACAAACTTTTGGAGCAAATATTCACACCCTTTTATCCCATGGTTTTTTTATGGAAAAAGGGCTTATCGGGGAGTTTGCAAAAAAGAAAATACAATCTATAATTAATTATCATAATGAAATTAAAGAAGAAAAGATAACAAGTAGTATTAGAATAGAATATGAAACTAATAAACAAAAAGAGTTTTGGAATATTCAATCTATTATTGGAGATGAATATTTACAACAAGTAATTAAAAATCATCTTACAGAGATAGAAAAAATTGTTTTAGGAAATGATGCAGCAAAACAAAACGAAATCAATAGATTACAGAGTCAAATTGATTTTTTAAAGGGTGAAAATGCTTAA
- a CDS encoding siphovirus Gp157 family protein: MKLVNYALQNQIEYLSEDKTNNHFKEYLQNILEDTSKPYYQRADYIGLSLNEIKSKIDYLSKDISELQALKKKLTNALEIAKEQVATIFEANGIDRIDGNIISSLTISKSTTKEKNIVNILDENKIMGLGFVKFSVDVEAVEKAITTKQGQKELKGLVEVTPMSITTPAKVKVNMKRASVNNSETDEILIIEEQVA; this comes from the coding sequence ATGAAACTAGTTAATTATGCACTGCAAAACCAAATTGAATATCTTAGTGAAGATAAAACAAACAACCATTTTAAAGAGTATCTTCAAAACATCCTTGAAGATACTTCAAAACCATATTATCAAAGAGCTGACTACATTGGTTTATCTCTAAATGAGATTAAATCAAAAATTGATTATCTCTCAAAAGATATATCTGAATTACAGGCTTTAAAGAAGAAGCTTACAAATGCGTTAGAGATAGCCAAAGAGCAAGTTGCAACTATATTTGAAGCAAATGGAATAGATAGAATAGATGGGAACATTATTTCATCTTTAACCATTTCAAAATCAACCACGAAAGAGAAAAATATAGTCAATATTCTAGATGAAAACAAAATCATGGGATTAGGCTTTGTTAAGTTCTCTGTGGATGTTGAAGCTGTTGAGAAAGCAATAACAACAAAACAAGGACAAAAGGAGCTTAAGGGATTGGTTGAAGTTACACCAATGAGTATAACAACACCAGCAAAAGTAAAAGTTAACATGAAAAGAGCATCGGTAAACAATAGTGAAACAGATGAGATTTTAATTATAGAAGAACAAGTGGCATAA